A region of Massilia sp. WG5 DNA encodes the following proteins:
- the fliS gene encoding flagellar export chaperone FliS, with product MFGSMRTGANAYANVGLETGIAAASSHKLIVMLYDGALVALLAAKTNIAARNIAAKGSAISKAIAIIDNGLRASLDKESGGEIAANLDALYEYMSRRLLHANLESDVPAIDEVHRLLSDLREAWVSIDDKVNQSAALAATPSSTLKAATLVSA from the coding sequence ATGTTTGGATCAATGCGCACTGGCGCCAACGCATATGCCAACGTTGGGCTCGAAACCGGAATCGCCGCTGCTTCGTCGCACAAGCTGATCGTCATGTTGTATGACGGCGCGCTGGTTGCGCTGCTCGCCGCGAAAACCAATATCGCCGCACGCAACATCGCGGCCAAGGGCAGTGCGATTTCGAAAGCGATCGCGATCATCGACAACGGCCTGCGCGCGTCGCTCGACAAGGAATCCGGCGGCGAGATCGCCGCCAACCTCGATGCGCTGTACGAGTACATGAGCCGTCGCCTGCTGCATGCCAACCTCGAGAGCGATGTGCCGGCTATCGACGAAGTGCACCGCCTGCTGTCGGACCTGCGCGAGGCCTGGGTTTCAATCGACGACAAGGTCAACCAATCGGCTGCCCTCGCCGCGACGCCCTCGTCCACCTTGAAAGCTGCTACCCTGGTAAGTGCTTGA
- a CDS encoding glycosyltransferase family 2 protein has product MKQLALVMIVRDEAAKLGRCLASARGIVDEIVVLDTGSSDATVEIARSHGAQVHDFAWCDDFAAARNAALGLASSAWNLVLDADEWLESVDREALAAVLAGGPVVGLLPVSSEFELHGRIELATSWIPRLLPRDVRYIGRIHEQPVSMLPRRRLPLAVRHDGYRPEALARKHGRNQALLARALEDNPQDAYLLYQLGKNHEVAGEFAQAAPAYRQALALSARDAAFRHELVVRAIFTLKKAQLHEEAIELADSEMAYWQHSPDYYFALGDLLLDWTVHNPAAADELLPMVEASFLRCLEIGDQPELDGSVHGRGSHLAAHNLAVLYEGLGDSAQAARYRGLAAV; this is encoded by the coding sequence ATGAAACAACTGGCACTGGTAATGATCGTGCGCGACGAGGCCGCCAAGCTCGGGCGTTGCTTGGCGTCGGCACGCGGGATCGTCGACGAGATCGTGGTGCTCGATACAGGCTCGAGCGACGCCACCGTGGAGATCGCGCGAAGCCACGGCGCCCAGGTGCACGACTTCGCATGGTGCGATGACTTCGCGGCAGCGCGCAATGCCGCGCTGGGCCTGGCGTCCTCGGCCTGGAACCTCGTGCTGGATGCGGACGAGTGGCTGGAATCGGTCGACCGGGAGGCGCTAGCGGCGGTGCTGGCGGGCGGGCCGGTGGTCGGCCTGCTGCCCGTGAGCAGCGAGTTCGAACTGCACGGCAGGATCGAACTGGCCACCTCGTGGATCCCACGCTTGCTGCCGCGCGACGTGCGCTACATCGGGCGCATCCATGAACAGCCGGTCTCGATGCTGCCGCGGCGGCGCCTGCCGCTGGCGGTGCGCCACGACGGGTACCGTCCGGAAGCGCTGGCGCGCAAGCACGGCCGCAACCAGGCATTGCTGGCGCGCGCGCTCGAAGACAACCCGCAGGATGCCTACCTCCTGTACCAGCTCGGCAAGAACCACGAGGTGGCGGGCGAATTCGCGCAGGCGGCGCCGGCCTACCGCCAGGCGCTGGCGCTGTCGGCGCGGGACGCCGCGTTCCGCCATGAATTGGTGGTGCGCGCCATATTTACCTTGAAAAAAGCCCAGCTGCACGAGGAGGCGATCGAACTGGCCGACAGCGAAATGGCCTACTGGCAGCATTCGCCTGATTACTATTTCGCCCTGGGCGACCTGTTGCTGGACTGGACCGTGCACAACCCGGCGGCGGCAGACGAATTGCTGCCGATGGTCGAGGCGAGCTTCCTGCGCTGCCTCGAGATTGGCGACCAGCCCGAACTCGACGGATCGGTGCACGGGCGCGGCAGCCACCTGGCGGCACATAACCTGGCCGTGCTGTACGAAGGCTTGGGCGACAGCGCGCAGGCCGCCCGTTACCGGGGCCTGGCCGCCGTCTAG
- a CDS encoding flagellar brake protein translates to MQAITDAELEAWHDYEVESRREIVALLRQISEKNQLVRVLIRGEADVCVTSILDVDPDSNTMILDRPVSREQIQRIVAAGTVRCETSLDKIRILFGADGLSEINYDGGTAVRANIPASLIRLQRREYYRMATPVSNPVRVTIPLPAEFGGKLEAFPLADISCGGIAILDNKQVLGTTIGQTYVGCRLDLPEIGPVMTSLQIRNSLDMTLLNNKTNRRLGCQFIDISRGNLAAVQRYITKLERERNARLAGLV, encoded by the coding sequence ATGCAAGCAATCACTGATGCCGAACTTGAAGCCTGGCACGACTACGAAGTCGAGTCGCGCCGGGAAATCGTCGCGCTGCTGCGCCAGATCTCCGAAAAGAACCAGCTCGTCCGCGTGCTGATCCGGGGCGAGGCCGACGTCTGCGTCACCTCGATCCTCGACGTCGATCCGGACAGCAACACCATGATCCTCGACCGCCCGGTCAGCCGCGAGCAGATCCAGCGCATCGTTGCCGCCGGTACGGTGCGCTGCGAGACCTCGCTCGACAAGATCCGCATCCTGTTCGGCGCCGACGGCCTGAGCGAGATCAACTACGACGGCGGCACCGCGGTGCGCGCGAATATCCCCGCCAGCCTGATCCGCCTGCAAAGGCGCGAGTACTACCGGATGGCGACCCCCGTCAGCAATCCGGTGCGCGTGACCATTCCCCTGCCGGCCGAGTTCGGCGGCAAGCTGGAAGCCTTTCCGCTGGCCGACATCAGCTGCGGCGGCATCGCAATCCTCGACAACAAGCAGGTGCTCGGCACGACCATCGGCCAGACCTACGTCGGCTGCCGCCTCGATCTGCCGGAGATCGGCCCGGTCATGACCTCGCTGCAGATCCGCAATTCGCTGGACATGACCCTGCTGAACAACAAGACCAACCGCCGCCTCGGCTGCCAGTTCATCGACATCTCGCGCGGCAACCTGGCGGCCGTGCAGCGCTACATCACCAAACTCGAGCGCGAACGTAACGCGCGCCTGGCCGGCCTGGTTTAA
- a CDS encoding flagellar hook-length control protein FliK, which produces MLPRDPLSLTPVARAGAVLPVADPRQQAFQRALAGQLGQSMQAEVLSKLPDGSFVVRVADMAARMPLPNGVQAGAQVPMTLVALHPRPTFALATAQGGQAFAEAGPALAEAAGAQGAPLAFLEGREAAALTRASALLAKTQALPTPAATPGDAGASLSKTGKALGDVIAAALASETRQTAALGRTPLLGAPGAGAAQIAAALQEGMEKSGLFYESHVAEWAQGTRAQAELAAEPQARGMAPPSDPATAQLINLQLNAHEQARVAWQGQLWPGQELRWEIERERDAPDGHAGGHGDSEDGQGNWQSRLTLRFGSLGEVAAKVVLSGGQLHIRLDAPASARALLEAGSGRLADALDAAGTPLGTLAIHDLTDRDEQGK; this is translated from the coding sequence ATGCTGCCGCGCGACCCCTTGTCGCTGACTCCGGTCGCGCGCGCCGGCGCCGTCCTTCCGGTTGCCGATCCGCGCCAGCAGGCCTTCCAGCGCGCCCTCGCCGGCCAGCTCGGCCAGTCCATGCAGGCCGAGGTGCTGTCAAAGCTCCCGGACGGCAGCTTCGTGGTGCGGGTGGCCGACATGGCGGCCCGCATGCCGCTGCCGAACGGCGTCCAGGCCGGCGCCCAGGTGCCGATGACCCTGGTCGCGCTGCATCCCCGCCCCACCTTCGCGCTCGCCACCGCCCAGGGTGGGCAGGCGTTCGCCGAAGCCGGGCCGGCGCTGGCGGAAGCCGCCGGCGCCCAGGGCGCGCCGCTCGCCTTCCTGGAAGGCAGGGAAGCGGCCGCGCTGACGCGCGCCAGCGCCCTGCTCGCCAAAACCCAGGCCCTGCCCACGCCCGCGGCCACGCCCGGCGACGCCGGCGCTTCGCTCAGCAAGACCGGCAAGGCGCTGGGCGACGTGATCGCCGCCGCCCTCGCCAGCGAGACCCGCCAGACCGCCGCGCTCGGCCGCACGCCGCTGCTGGGCGCGCCGGGCGCCGGCGCCGCGCAGATCGCCGCCGCCCTGCAGGAAGGGATGGAGAAAAGCGGCCTGTTCTACGAATCCCATGTGGCCGAATGGGCGCAAGGGACGCGTGCGCAGGCGGAGCTGGCGGCCGAGCCGCAGGCGCGCGGCATGGCGCCGCCGAGCGATCCCGCCACCGCCCAGCTGATCAACCTGCAGCTGAACGCCCACGAACAGGCACGCGTCGCCTGGCAGGGCCAGCTGTGGCCGGGCCAGGAACTGCGCTGGGAGATCGAACGCGAGCGCGACGCGCCGGACGGCCATGCCGGCGGTCACGGCGACAGCGAAGATGGCCAGGGCAACTGGCAGAGCAGGTTGACGCTCCGTTTCGGCAGTCTGGGCGAAGTGGCGGCGAAGGTCGTTCTGTCCGGCGGCCAGCTGCACATCCGCCTGGACGCACCGGCATCGGCGCGCGCCCTGCTGGAGGCCGGCAGCGGCCGCCTGGCCGATGCGCTGGACGCCGCCGGCACGCCGCTGGGCACGCTGGCGATCCACGACCTGACGGACCGCGATGAGCAAGGAAAATAA
- a CDS encoding EscU/YscU/HrcU family type III secretion system export apparatus switch protein: protein MSKENNTRRQHAVALAYGAGDAAPKVVAKGQGLVAEQIIERARGAGVFVHESKELVSLLMEVDLDRQIPPALYRAIAELLAWLYYIESAQAAGQASPPPPDTTRLLQPEESPVGTDASNH from the coding sequence ATGAGCAAGGAAAATAACACCCGCCGCCAGCATGCGGTGGCGCTGGCCTATGGCGCCGGCGACGCCGCGCCGAAGGTCGTGGCCAAGGGCCAGGGCCTGGTGGCCGAGCAGATCATCGAACGCGCGCGCGGCGCCGGCGTGTTCGTGCACGAATCGAAGGAGCTGGTGTCGCTGCTGATGGAAGTCGACCTCGACCGGCAAATTCCACCGGCCCTCTATCGCGCCATTGCCGAACTGTTAGCATGGCTTTATTATATTGAGTCAGCGCAAGCCGCCGGCCAGGCTTCCCCCCCGCCTCCGGACACGACGCGACTCCTGCAACCAGAAGAATCACCGGTTGGAACAGATGCAAGCAATCACTGA
- a CDS encoding flagellin, with product MSNVINTNISSLNAQRNLSTSQSSLATSLQRLSTGLRINSAKDDAAGQAIATRMSAQISGMQQASRNANDGISMSQTAEGAMGSVNDILLRMRDLAVQSSNGTNSTDDRKTIQNEVDQLYQEIDRISGSTEFNGIKLLDGSAKSNSFQVGANAGQTISFGIKEVSTKAMSLNSTSALGDLNSGRVQTGAANGATTGDLVINGKEVTFAAAKADDSVQEYKNAINASSGSTGVTASAYNVVKGTAGASGVTSGLQITVDGADGSPGTAVTIDNSSGMSDLVDKINKQVGGVTASIGKDGGLVLSNDTGAKITIGADTANGGSVTGSGLTAGGNEGYLSLTSGNGDPITLSTKDGVAATALNKFGFNASSGSSQVSTTGQISASSATATAASTALNTTQGAVLATDDIKVNGVAIGTSGASAGEKAAAINAQHDKTGVTATASTTAYLTMDFTTGGNITINGASVTVNTTDDTAAVVKSINDAGISGITASTDSTTGKLKLTSASGSDIVLGADAAIVTDVSSDPKSTGTNAVNASEFVAVRGELKLSGDNGAAVRVEGDATSVAKLGLVAQGGNDESVGGKLDITTQANAQSAITRIDKAISYVAEQRSNMGAVQNRLNTTISNLATTTENTTSARSRIQDADFATETANMTRGQILQQAGTAMLAQANSLPNGVLSLLRG from the coding sequence ATGTCCAACGTCATCAATACCAATATTTCCTCGCTCAACGCACAGCGCAACCTGTCGACCTCGCAGTCCTCGCTGGCGACCTCGCTGCAGCGCCTGTCGACCGGCCTGCGCATCAACAGCGCCAAGGACGACGCCGCCGGCCAGGCGATCGCGACCCGCATGAGCGCGCAGATCAGCGGCATGCAGCAAGCCAGCCGCAATGCCAATGACGGTATTTCGATGTCGCAGACGGCCGAAGGCGCGATGGGTTCGGTGAACGACATCCTGCTGCGCATGCGCGACCTGGCGGTCCAGTCCTCGAACGGCACCAACAGCACCGACGACCGCAAGACCATCCAGAACGAAGTCGACCAGCTGTACCAGGAAATCGACCGTATTTCCGGCAGCACCGAATTCAACGGCATCAAGCTGCTCGACGGCTCGGCCAAGAGCAACAGTTTCCAGGTGGGCGCCAACGCCGGCCAGACCATCTCGTTCGGCATCAAGGAAGTCTCGACCAAGGCAATGTCGCTGAACAGCACCAGCGCGCTGGGCGACCTGAACAGCGGCCGTGTTCAAACCGGCGCAGCAAATGGCGCCACGACTGGTGACTTGGTCATCAACGGCAAAGAGGTGACGTTCGCCGCCGCCAAGGCCGATGATTCGGTCCAGGAATACAAAAATGCGATCAATGCGAGCTCGGGCTCCACTGGCGTGACCGCTTCGGCCTACAACGTCGTCAAGGGCACCGCGGGTGCCAGCGGCGTGACGAGCGGCCTGCAGATTACCGTCGACGGCGCCGACGGCAGCCCCGGCACCGCGGTAACGATCGACAACTCGTCCGGCATGTCGGACCTGGTCGACAAGATCAACAAGCAGGTCGGCGGCGTGACCGCGTCGATCGGCAAGGATGGCGGCCTGGTGCTGTCCAACGACACCGGCGCCAAGATCACCATCGGTGCCGACACTGCCAACGGCGGCAGCGTGACGGGTTCCGGCCTGACCGCGGGCGGCAACGAAGGCTACCTGTCGCTGACCAGCGGCAATGGCGATCCGATCACGCTGAGCACCAAGGACGGCGTTGCCGCCACCGCGCTGAACAAGTTCGGCTTTAACGCGAGCAGCGGTTCGAGCCAGGTGTCGACCACCGGCCAGATCTCTGCATCGTCGGCCACCGCCACCGCTGCCAGCACTGCCCTGAACACTACCCAGGGTGCAGTGCTCGCCACCGACGACATTAAGGTCAACGGCGTGGCGATCGGCACCAGCGGCGCCAGCGCCGGCGAAAAGGCAGCGGCCATCAACGCCCAGCACGACAAGACCGGCGTCACCGCGACCGCCAGCACCACCGCCTACCTGACGATGGACTTCACGACCGGCGGCAACATCACCATCAACGGCGCATCGGTTACCGTCAACACGACCGACGACACCGCTGCCGTCGTCAAGTCGATCAACGACGCAGGCATCTCGGGCATCACCGCATCGACCGACAGCACCACCGGCAAGCTGAAGCTGACCTCGGCTTCGGGCAGCGACATCGTGCTGGGCGCCGACGCCGCCATCGTCACCGACGTCAGCAGCGACCCCAAGTCCACCGGCACCAACGCGGTCAACGCCAGCGAATTCGTTGCCGTGCGCGGCGAACTGAAGCTGTCGGGCGACAACGGCGCCGCAGTCCGCGTCGAAGGCGATGCCACCAGCGTCGCCAAGCTCGGCCTGGTCGCCCAGGGCGGCAACGACGAATCCGTCGGCGGCAAGCTGGACATCACCACCCAGGCAAATGCCCAGTCGGCCATTACCCGCATCGACAAGGCTATCTCCTACGTTGCCGAGCAGCGTTCGAACATGGGCGCCGTGCAGAACCGCCTGAACACGACGATCTCGAACCTGGCGACCACGACCGAGAACACCACTTCGGCCCGTAGCCGGATCCAGGACGCCGACTTCGCAACGGAAACGGCCAACATGACCCGCGGCCAGATCCTGCAGCAGGCCGGCACCGCGATGCTGGCCCAGGCCAACTCGCTGCCGAACGGCGTGCTGTCCCTGCTGCGCGGTTAA
- the fliD gene encoding flagellar filament capping protein FliD gives MTTISSAGIGSGLDVDGLVTQLMAVERQPLTQIDKKEASYQAKLSSFGTLKSALADFQTAAKAISTPAQMSPMKTSVADSTVMGATAGGGAVAGNYNIEVKSLAQAQKLISSTAYTATTSTVGSGTISIALGSYASDGTFTPDASKTAKTITIDATNNTLAGVRDAINAGDAGVTASIINDGTNNYLSLSSKTTGKSSAMQLTVTPPANQDPAAPSLSSLAFDGSPASGMKQTVAASDAVIVVDSIEITKPTNTITDAIQGVTLNLSHTTAAGVTTALSLDRDTASVRTGIENFVSAYNKLSKAMSDATAFDTSTGTAAPLNGDSTVRSIQTQLRGILGSVISGAARGSSTLPDIGITSQRDGTLAIDSSKLSAALADPNRDMTALFASRGTNKGFGAQIDAAVGRILSPVGTLPSHTNTFNSSIKDLEKQRTALNTRLAATEARYRAQFSALDTMMANMSSTSTYLTQQLASLAKQS, from the coding sequence ATGACAACCATCAGTTCCGCTGGCATCGGGTCCGGCCTGGACGTAGACGGCCTCGTCACTCAGTTGATGGCGGTCGAGCGCCAGCCGCTGACCCAGATCGACAAGAAGGAGGCCAGTTACCAGGCCAAGCTGTCGTCGTTCGGCACGCTCAAGTCCGCCCTGGCCGACTTCCAGACCGCGGCCAAGGCGATCAGCACGCCGGCCCAGATGTCGCCGATGAAGACCAGCGTGGCCGACAGCACCGTCATGGGCGCCACCGCCGGCGGCGGCGCCGTGGCGGGCAACTACAACATCGAGGTCAAGAGTCTGGCCCAGGCACAAAAGCTGATCTCTTCCACGGCTTATACCGCCACCACCAGCACAGTCGGCAGCGGCACGATCTCGATTGCCCTGGGCAGCTACGCCAGCGACGGCACGTTCACGCCCGATGCGTCCAAAACCGCCAAGACCATCACGATCGACGCCACCAACAATACCCTTGCCGGCGTGCGCGACGCGATCAATGCAGGAGATGCCGGCGTCACGGCCAGCATCATCAACGACGGCACGAACAATTATCTGTCGCTAAGCTCGAAGACGACCGGCAAGAGCAGCGCGATGCAGCTCACCGTCACGCCGCCCGCCAACCAGGATCCGGCGGCGCCTTCGCTGTCTTCGCTGGCCTTCGACGGGTCCCCCGCCAGCGGCATGAAACAGACCGTGGCGGCGAGCGATGCCGTGATCGTGGTCGATTCGATCGAGATCACCAAGCCGACCAATACCATCACCGACGCCATCCAGGGCGTCACGCTCAATCTCAGCCATACGACCGCGGCCGGCGTCACCACCGCGCTCTCGCTCGACCGCGACACCGCGTCGGTGCGCACCGGGATCGAAAACTTCGTCTCGGCGTATAACAAGCTCAGCAAGGCAATGAGCGACGCCACCGCTTTCGACACCTCGACCGGCACCGCCGCTCCCTTGAACGGCGACAGCACCGTACGCTCGATCCAGACCCAACTGCGTGGCATCCTAGGCAGTGTCATCAGCGGTGCCGCCCGCGGTTCGTCGACCCTGCCGGACATCGGCATTACCTCGCAGCGCGACGGCACGCTGGCGATCGATTCAAGCAAGCTGAGCGCCGCGCTGGCAGACCCCAACCGGGACATGACCGCGCTGTTCGCCAGCCGTGGGACCAACAAAGGCTTCGGCGCGCAGATCGACGCGGCGGTCGGCCGTATCCTGAGCCCGGTCGGTACGCTGCCGAGCCACACGAACACGTTCAACTCCTCGATCAAGGATCTCGAGAAGCAGCGTACGGCGCTGAATACGCGCCTGGCTGCCACCGAGGCGCGCTACCGCGCACAGTTTTCCGCGCTGGACACCATGATGGCCAATATGTCCTCCACCAGCACGTACCTGACGCAACAACTGGCTAGCCTGGCGAAGCAGAGCTAG
- a CDS encoding flagellar protein FlaG: MEIRPLAHSPQTTVGSIERDLPATAQTPATAALDPSGRSASPDTKDAGLSQAIDRINKSLSDANQGIEFSVDPDSERVIVKVVDRETKEVLRQMPSQEALDIAKALDRSQGLLIKLKA, from the coding sequence ATGGAAATCCGACCACTTGCGCACAGTCCCCAAACGACCGTCGGCAGCATCGAACGCGACCTCCCGGCCACAGCGCAAACGCCCGCGACTGCCGCGCTCGACCCGTCCGGGCGCAGTGCTAGTCCCGACACCAAGGATGCCGGCCTGTCCCAGGCCATCGACCGCATCAACAAATCGCTATCCGATGCCAACCAGGGCATCGAATTCTCGGTTGACCCGGACAGCGAGCGCGTCATCGTCAAGGTCGTCGACCGCGAGACCAAGGAGGTATTGCGCCAGATGCCGAGCCAGGAAGCGCTCGACATCGCCAAGGCACTGGACCGCAGCCAGGGCCTGCTGATCAAGCTCAAGGCGTAA
- a CDS encoding GGDEF domain-containing protein, whose translation MSSPTQNPAEIAREAFRRLAARRIAPTPDAYRDIYNEIAGAVAPAAPAAPAGASDQGAEKVLSGFAYRLADTPGELAEIGTRLNRAVKQRDWDGYARMLSQLAEKHLRRHTHPVMALGLEDADAKQLRDLLSRTLTFAVAALLPSGSPLAGEAESLGTAVRSAHGEAALQEIGARLKELCFQIELKSGDSAEQQELLLRLFKLLLENVSELLDDDNWMRGQIAAVQDLIGGPLDARALEDATRSLKDVIYKQGQLKHGIADVKLTMKNMMMTFIDRLGSVAASTGNYQEKIGGFSERIRGAANIEELNLVLEEVLRETRAVQAEALASRDRMIAAHNEVQEAEARIRDLEAKLQHMSELVREDQLTGSLNRRGLDDVFERESARADRRGTPLCVALLDLDNFKKLNDTYGHLAGDRALRHLVKVVKDTLRSMDVIARFGGEEFLILLPETDVEAASAAMVRVQRELTKHFFLHDNEKMLITFSCGVALRRPHEDQASLMMRADQAMYRAKTSGKNRVVSAD comes from the coding sequence ATGTCCAGCCCCACCCAGAACCCGGCCGAGATCGCCCGGGAAGCCTTCCGCCGCCTGGCGGCGCGGCGCATTGCGCCCACGCCCGATGCCTACCGCGACATCTATAACGAGATCGCGGGCGCGGTCGCGCCCGCGGCGCCGGCCGCGCCGGCCGGCGCCTCCGATCAGGGCGCGGAAAAGGTGCTGTCCGGCTTCGCCTACCGCCTCGCCGACACGCCGGGCGAGCTGGCCGAGATCGGCACGCGCCTGAACCGCGCGGTCAAGCAGCGCGACTGGGACGGCTATGCGCGCATGCTGTCGCAGCTGGCCGAGAAGCACCTGCGCCGCCATACGCATCCGGTGATGGCGCTGGGCCTCGAGGACGCCGACGCGAAGCAGCTGCGCGACCTGCTCAGCCGCACGCTCACCTTCGCGGTCGCGGCCCTGCTGCCGTCCGGCTCGCCGCTGGCCGGCGAAGCCGAATCGCTGGGCACGGCCGTCAGGAGCGCGCACGGCGAAGCGGCCCTGCAGGAGATCGGCGCGCGCTTGAAGGAGTTGTGCTTCCAGATCGAACTGAAGAGCGGCGACAGCGCCGAGCAGCAGGAGTTGCTGCTGCGCCTGTTCAAGCTGCTGCTGGAGAACGTCAGCGAACTGCTGGACGACGACAACTGGATGCGCGGCCAGATCGCCGCCGTGCAGGACCTGATCGGCGGCCCGCTCGACGCGCGCGCGCTGGAAGACGCCACGCGCAGCTTGAAGGACGTCATCTATAAACAGGGCCAGCTGAAGCACGGGATTGCCGACGTCAAGCTGACCATGAAGAACATGATGATGACCTTCATCGACCGGCTCGGCTCGGTGGCCGCCTCGACCGGCAACTACCAGGAAAAGATCGGCGGCTTCTCGGAGCGCATCCGCGGCGCCGCCAACATCGAAGAACTCAATCTGGTGCTGGAAGAGGTGCTGCGCGAAACCCGCGCGGTGCAGGCCGAGGCGCTGGCCTCGCGCGACAGGATGATCGCCGCGCACAACGAAGTGCAGGAAGCGGAAGCGCGCATCCGCGACCTGGAAGCGAAGCTGCAGCACATGAGCGAGCTGGTGCGCGAAGACCAGCTGACCGGCAGCCTGAACCGACGCGGCCTGGACGACGTGTTCGAACGCGAAAGCGCGCGCGCCGACCGGCGCGGCACGCCGCTGTGCGTCGCCCTGCTCGACCTCGACAATTTCAAGAAGCTCAACGACACCTACGGCCACCTGGCCGGCGACCGCGCCCTGCGCCACCTGGTGAAGGTGGTGAAGGACACGCTGCGCTCGATGGATGTGATCGCCCGGTTCGGCGGCGAGGAATTCCTGATCCTGCTGCCGGAAACGGACGTCGAAGCCGCCAGCGCGGCGATGGTGCGGGTGCAACGCGAATTGACCAAGCACTTTTTCTTGCACGACAACGAGAAGATGCTGATCACCTTCTCCTGCGGCGTGGCGCTGCGCCGCCCGCACGAAGACCAGGCTTCGCTGATGATGCGCGCGGACCAGGCCATGTACAGGGCCAAGACCAGCGGCAAGAACCGGGTGGTAAGCGCCGACTAG
- a CDS encoding flagellar protein FliT, whose amino-acid sequence MMTGQDIVSVYEAMVGITDQMLAAATENDWDRVVQLEQQCNACVRQLKASGDGQPLAAPERVRKADAIRRMLASDRKIRDLTQPWMAKLSALMNNNATERRLARAYGI is encoded by the coding sequence ATGATGACCGGACAAGACATCGTATCGGTCTATGAGGCAATGGTCGGCATCACCGACCAGATGCTGGCGGCCGCTACCGAGAACGACTGGGACCGCGTGGTCCAGCTCGAGCAGCAGTGCAATGCCTGCGTGCGCCAGCTGAAGGCCAGTGGCGACGGCCAGCCACTGGCCGCCCCGGAGCGCGTGCGCAAGGCGGACGCAATCCGCAGGATGCTCGCCAGCGACCGCAAGATCCGCGACCTCACCCAGCCGTGGATGGCCAAGCTGTCGGCCCTGATGAACAACAACGCGACCGAACGCCGCCTCGCGCGCGCCTACGGCATCTAA